In Caballeronia sp. SBC1, the DNA window CTCGGCGAGGATCACGCGCCGACGGCCGAGTACGTCAAGAAATTGCGCAGGCTGCTGCCACGTGCCTATCCGGGCGTGACCTTCTCGTTCCTGCCAGCCGACATCATTTCGCAAATTCTTAATTTCGGTTCGCCGGCCCCGATCGATATCCAGGTCGCCGGTCCGAACCAGGGCGGCAACTATGCGTATGCCAGCCAACTGTTGCGCAAGGTACAACTGATTCCGGGCATTGCGGACACGCGTATTCAACAGGCAACGACCTACCCGCAATTCACCGTCTCGGTTGACCGGACCCGTGCCGCCGAACTGGGCATCACCGAGGGTGACGTGACTAACTCCGTAGTGGCCAATCTATCGGGCACTAGCCAGGTTGCGCCGACCTACTGGCTCAACCCGCGCAACGGCGTCTCGTATGCAGTCGTGGCGCAAACGCCGCAATACCGCATGACCTCGCTCAACGACCTCGGCAACCTGATGGTCACCGGCAAGACCGGCGAAGCGCAGATTCTCGGGGGCCTTGCGACGATCAAACGTGGCGTGGGTAATGCAGTTGTCTCGCACTACAACATCGAACCTCTGTTCGACATCTACGCGACCACGCAAGGCCGGGATCTCGGCGCGGTGGCCGCGCAGATCAACTCGATCGTGCACCAGACCGCGAAGGAAGTACCGAAGGGCTCGCAAGTGACCGTGCGAGGCCAGGTCCAGACCATGAACAGCGCATTCATGGGACTGGGCCTCGGCCTGATCGCGGCAATCGTGCTGATCTACCTGCTGATCGTGGTGAACTTCCATTCGTGGAGCGATGCATTCGTGATCGTGACCGCCTTGCCAGCAGCGCTCGCGGGCATCGTGTGGATGCTGTTCATTACGCACACGCCACTGTCCGTGCCAGCGCTGACGGGCGCGATCCTCTGCATGGGGGTGGCCACGGCGAACTCGATCCTGGTCGTCACCTTCGCCCGCGAACGGCTGGCCATTACCGGGAACGCACTGGTGGCCGCCATGGAAGCGGGATTCACGCGGTTTCGCCCGGTGCTGATGACCGCACTCGCGATGATCATCGGCATGTTGCCGATGGCGCTGGGTCTCGGCGACGGCGGCGAACAGAACGCCCCGCTAGGCCGTGCGGTGATCGGCGGCTTGATGTGCGCCACTATCGCCACGCTGCTTTTCGTACCTGTCGTGTTCAGCCTCGTGCATCGCAACGACAAGGCTCCAGAGGATCACAAACTTTCCGGATCGGGAGAATCGCATGTCCACTGAAATTGAAATCAATTCCCCTAAGCGCCTGCGTCATCTGAAACTGGTCAGCGTGATCATCGCGTTGATTGCCGCCGGTGTGGTAACCAACGGCATCATCAGCCGGTCGCGCGCGGAGCATGAACTGACGACCTGGACCGACGCGCAAGCCGTGCCGACCGTAGCGACTGTCACGCCCCAGCTACCCGCGGCCGAGCAGTCGCTGGAACTACCGGGGCAACTCGCGGCGTTCGTCAATGCGCCGATCTATGCCCGCGTGTCCGGCTATCTGCAAACGTGGTACGCCGATATTGGCACCCACGTGAAAGCCGGCCAGTTGCTTGGCGTGATTGATACGCCCGATCTCGATCAGCAACTGCAGCAGGCGCGGGCTGATCTCGCCAATACGGTGGCGAACGAAAACCTCGCGGCGACTACCGCACGACGCTGGACGCAGATGCTGAAGCAGGACTCGGTCTCGCAACAGGACGCCGACGAAAAGACCAGCGATCTGATTGCTAAGAAGGCGACAGTCGACGCCAGCCGTGCGAACGTCGCGCGCCTGGAGGCGCTTGAGTCGTTCAAGCGCATCACGGCGCCGTTCGACGGTATTGTCACCGCGCGCAAAACCGATATTGGCGCGCTGATCGATGCGGGTGGTGGCACCGGCCCGGAATTGTTCGCCGTCTCCGACGCACGCCGACTCCGGGTCTACGTGAACGTGCCGCAAAGCGACGCGGCAGCGATCAAGCCGGGACTCACCGCCAAGCTGACCGTGCCGGAGCGTCCAGGCATGACCTTCGACGCGAAACTCGTCGACACGGACGACGCCATTACACCCGCATCCGGCACGTTGCTGGTGCAGTTATCGGTGGACAATGCATCGGGCTTGCTGCTGCCCGGTGAATACACGCAGGTTCACTTCGCACTGCCTAATACGGGCAGCGCGTTGCTCGTGCCGGCTAGCACGCTGATCTTCCGTACTGACAACATGCAGGTTGCTGTCATCGATCCAAACAACCACGTGCATTTGAAAGACGTGAAGATCGCGACCGACCTCGGCACCCATGTCCTGATTGCATCGGGATTGTCGGCGAGCGACCGGATCATCGACAACCCGCCGGACTCGCTTGCTGAAGGCGAACTCGTGCGCAGCGCCGCGACGGCCGTGGCCACCGCGGCGACCGGGCAGCCGGAGCATGAGCATGGTTAAGCGCCGTCTATTGATAGCGGTAGCCTGCGCTGTCGCACTGAACGCGTGTTCATTCGCGCCCACCTACAAGGTGCCCGCCACGGCGATTCCCACCACCTTCAAGGAAGCCGGCCCGTGGCAACCGGCAAAACCCGCCGATCGCATCCCGCGTGATAGCTGGTGGACCATGTATCGCGATCCGGTATTAAGCTGGCTCGAAGCGAAGATCGCCACCG includes these proteins:
- a CDS encoding efflux RND transporter periplasmic adaptor subunit, with protein sequence MSTEIEINSPKRLRHLKLVSVIIALIAAGVVTNGIISRSRAEHELTTWTDAQAVPTVATVTPQLPAAEQSLELPGQLAAFVNAPIYARVSGYLQTWYADIGTHVKAGQLLGVIDTPDLDQQLQQARADLANTVANENLAATTARRWTQMLKQDSVSQQDADEKTSDLIAKKATVDASRANVARLEALESFKRITAPFDGIVTARKTDIGALIDAGGGTGPELFAVSDARRLRVYVNVPQSDAAAIKPGLTAKLTVPERPGMTFDAKLVDTDDAITPASGTLLVQLSVDNASGLLLPGEYTQVHFALPNTGSALLVPASTLIFRTDNMQVAVIDPNNHVHLKDVKIATDLGTHVLIASGLSASDRIIDNPPDSLAEGELVRSAATAVATAATGQPEHEHG